One Apteryx mantelli isolate bAptMan1 unplaced genomic scaffold, bAptMan1.hap1 HAP1_SCAFFOLD_39, whole genome shotgun sequence genomic window, CATCTTGGACCTCCTCTGGCACCTTAGATGTCTCCAGTGGTTTCTGGGTGAACAACTGACTCCTGTCCTCTCCACTGATGGTAGTGGAAGCTTAGATGAGATATTTGCATGCagacacttttatttttttcacacctACACTTCGACAAGAGAATTTACACTTTGTTTAGTTTTGTGGTGTGCATGAGAGTGAGCTAAATAGTCTTCCACTTCGGGCCAGGATTAGACATCTAGACTGATTTACCTGGATCTCTGCCCTAAGCAGGGGAAAAGGAAACTCTGTGGATGTTTAGATGTCCTCTCTAATAATGGGACAAGATCATATTTATCTTAGGCACCCATACACTGATAGAAGAAAATGCACTGCTGTAATCAGTCTCTCTGAGCTTCAAGAGGCAACATAGGTGATTATTTTTGTCTACTTCAAAGTAGGTATgctggggtgaccctgctgcctttcaggagctgtcagcactGCTGTTCCAGGGACATCTCAAGGGTACACAAGGGACAAAGAAAGCCACAGCTTtggctgggcctctgctcctgagctgggtcaGGCTCCTGGGACCAAGGCAGCTCACAGCACCTGGGCAGGTGCTgcagagagacagctctgggcaagtgcagcagggctccagaCACTGCCTGTGGGTGCCAAGACAAGATGATACAAATGAGAGAGATGTTAAAGTCAGTTCGGGGCGGGACAACAGAGGAGAGTTCATTGCAGGAGAAAGCTTCATAGCTCTTAACACAGTAAGTCCCTGGCAGCACAACAATGTAGCTGAGGTTCCAAGAGGGGGTCTTTCGAAGCTAGCACATCCCATGCCTGAAAGGTTCTGTCAGGATGACTCTCCCAGTTGCTCTTGCATAGAGCAgctggtgctttagagcagaaatttcctgccacaccatcagaaggacagggcatcacggctcCCTTCTCCAGGGAATGGCTGCCAGGGTGTGCACACTGgtctgcacaggctctgcacctcagcctacagacagcaccaacatcacctttgtggcctcatcagggtttataggacctgctccttaggatctgcaagcacagagatgcccctggacagtgccctcaCCCAGGAGGTTTCTCTAGGGCAGAACTGGGCACAGAGAGGGcaggatggggtctgtgagcactgaccaggaaaagatgttgggacagagaatcAGCTCCcttcagggacagctccaggcagcagagatgggcatggaatgagagggaactgctaagaGAATTGTCCTTGGAGGATGAATTTGGGTAAGTCATGGTCTGCTGCAGACactttcctctgagcaagccccctgtgtctcttttcgcacccagcagagcctctgccctgacagccatggagtccagggcatgcaccacctcctctgcagctatacctgtggcagaggagaggggtatatctcctgccatgggcccttttcatgctgcccaacaaaggggctgagtgCGACTGTCCTGCAATGTCAtcatctgtgaggtggcatgcccagctgggtaaggtgaaggctttcctgagtgcccatctgcctctctccttgcctcccttggcagcaggatcatggtgttgctctttatttcctctcctgtccatgctgctcctgttctgctCTTGGGTTCCCTGAGGTTGggggatttcagctgcagttcagacattgacactgcaagttgtgcaacagaggggtctgaaTGGGAGCGAgtttgccccagcccccttctaacctgtggggctccaggaaatgtagTCCATGGACTTGGAAAATGAGCAGACTCTGCCTCAAGGAGAGCTCATCTTCagccctaacagtcctttgactgtttccctgttgtGTCCTGCaaggctgcgagctgccctccaggacaccactgtctcatagcatctctgtgctatctgagagacccatgaaaaaggtgcagagatgctaAGACTATGGAAACGGTGGTGGGAGATTGTAtatgggcagctgaaaagagccctgtgtgtccttggctagaaggggagtgtggagacctccctctggcaCTCTAAGAATGAGAGAGAAGTTTCAAGTTCTGTACTTTGAAACTGGACTGCTCTCAGCAATGGCcagtttctttttagggcaacgtaggagtgtgatcatcctccagctcaaagcagtgcaagcacaggagagctggcaccaaggctaatagacagactagctgtcctcactctgcaccaagtgagagtgaatcctttcctctcaagactcagtagaaatgccaaagattcctacctttgaggaacactccccaggggtaacaaggacatctaaaagaaaaaaaaaaacaatgttaaaaaatccctaaaactctgttccttgAAACCTCAtcctttagaactggtggtgaagatgctgaaaaggccTTCCACATAAGGAGTGGATTTGACCTGAcagaaattctgtatgtcagagctagtcaactccattccctccttcccaccactgcaCAGCCGGACTGACTGCTCTgcagcccatgggcagaggcccctgctcctcacagcacactcagccagtgcaaagtggagctcaagcaaaggagctgcacaaagatcctatcagcaaagagagatgcaatatggggaATTCAAAATGGGggattgtatgagaactggaactttttttttttctggaaaagtctctcctaactgtcactgtcttttcctccttggacagccCTCTGTGCCCAGGGCAAGCAAATGTACAACAggagctccttcaacgagttcctcctcctggtgctcatggacacacaggagctgcagctcttgcacttctcgctatTTCTTGGCATCTACCTTGCTGCTCTCCTGGGCAACGGGCTCAttatcacagctgtagcctgcgaccaccgacTCCACACCCcaatgtacttcttcctcctcaacctctccctccttgaccttggctccatctctgtcactgtccccaaatccatggccaattccctgtgggacacaagggccatttcctactcagaatgtgctgcccaggtctttctgcttctcttcttgctatcagcagaatattttcttctcactgtcatggcgtatgaccgctttgttgccatctgcaaacccctgcactatgagaccctcatgggcactagagcttgtgtcaaaatggcagcagctgactggggaagtggttttctctatgctgtccTGCaaactgctaacacattttcactatcactctgccaaggcaatgtcctagagcagttcttctgtgaaatcgcccagatcctcaagctctcctgctcaagctcctacctcagggaagtcggggttgttgtggttagtctttgtttattctttgggtgtttcattttcattgtgctgtcctatgtgcagatcttcacagctgaactgaggatcccctctgagcagggccggcacaaagctttttccatgtgcctccctcacctggctgtcgtctccctgtttgtcagcactctcacatttgcctacctgaagcccccctccatttcctccccagttctggatctggcgCTAGccgttctgtactcggtggtgcctccagcagtgaaccccctcatctacagcttgcggaacaaggagctcaaggaggcactgaggaaactagttcaatgggtacaatgtcagcccCAATAACTATTCCAtgtgcatccactcatcattcaCAGGGCATTTGacctcaaggctatgtgttgttcatttctttctttttttactttcctctgttgcattcttgtaaaaaggaaaaaaaggtttggttcatgccacttgtcctcaggaatctctcactTGAATCTGACCAAGAGACCTTGTTGAAGCCAGAAGCCAGGCTTCCCTGTTCAACAGCAGAggtgggggaacctcagagcctgctactCTGAGCTCACTCAGATGCCTTCATTGCGATGAGGAGAGTTTCcatttgcagtgtctcttttgcactgacaccaaggaAGCTCAGGGGACAGAGCCAGGCTCAGATGAATAAAAATGGATTGAaaccatggctcccatgtccattaggagagcccAGCATCCCTGGCTATCATCAAGGTTTTATCTCACACtgctctcctgtgagggtggaaGCCGGTTGTtaccttgggctggtcccttccctctccagtgctccaaaactacaagtggaggagaaggagaggggaggggagtcaggcagcagcttgtgggggcAGACCCTGTCAGGTCCTGccaggaccatccccccactgccacagcaggcatttcctcactgcagccttcgtGTGGTTGTTGCAGCTTTCCCAAGACATGTCCATCAATAGCagcagaaatttttctttttagagttgttttcttcatttccatgctgtcctgtGCTCTGTTCTGGGTATATGGCCCagtagttctcataacctggtagtagtagggttgtgtttccatgtgcatgtgtcctgtaagttcaggcaggacaaggcaatgggcactcttatgccagacctggcctccagaataacattcctataataaaaagggatctcctctgtgacatgcctgaagtttggcctttcttcagaagctggggtTAAAATTATGCCCAAGGGATTGTACCACAGAAGGatttgctgttctgcttgtggGCTCCAGGGAATGAgttcagagtcccagtgtgatctgttagggaccacaggctgcatccagggctcatttctcagtgaccagtgccagcaGCGATGGTGAATGATCTCTGAAATGCCTGCCTGTCAGGGCTTTcctacaggtgacagtgctgatgacagatgtcCACCCTACTGGAGGAGAACCTGAGCCACCAGGAAAGCTGCTGTTGCAGTAGGGTGACTGTGGCCTTTGCCTCCCTCGCAAAAGGTCCCACACCACCCCCAGCAAGGAACAGGCTGTTTCTCCATCCCCGTGCTGCCttcccagcaggatgggcacgcgaggaagggctcagcctgccctgtgctcagggccagctccccagggctggcacagcttggtctgaggcacctccagctcctcagcctctgctccagtaCGACTGGCATAGGGACAAGagctcctagggcagggcagaacaagctTGGCTGGGAGAGTGTCaggggaagatccaaaggtccgTGGCTCAGCCTGGGGCTTTGAAAAATGCGCTCATGCACCCTGAGAGAGTCCATCTGCCTCGTCTACTCTGCCCTGTGCTCCTCTCCTGTCAGCCAAAGGAGAGtccagcattgcctggggactctcttctccagccccacactgccttttccacccccagcctttgcagttgcatgtgcctggtctacccacttgccttcaccacagtcacagctgcactagaagcccatgaaaatcctgcTGCTCCTAcactcgagctggcatccactcTGAATCTGCTGCCTAGCCAGCCACAAACGCATCAGCCATCCAGTGCCCAAGCCTTGCAGCTGAGGTCAGGAGTCTTCACCCTAAttttcctgctcttctccctgctcccagcatcaCTGCTTTCCTGGGTAAGCTCTGCTTGAGGCCTTCAAGTTCCACCAGCATCCTAGCAGAGGCTGGGGGGTCTGAGCACTCAGGCCCCACCCAGCCAGGACTGTGCCCCATGAGGAGctcagcagacagccatgctcccagatctgcaAGGGTCTGGGTGCACAAGacaggccatgcaaggctggccttttcttctCTGTCAGGATATGGTGACCAGCAGGAGGACAAAGCTGGCCATgtaccaccccacagctgggatgaGCAGCCAGCATTGGAAAGGGgcgatgtgaggggctggtctgggatgatGACCCTGGCACAGCTtctccagtgtgtccatgcaacacaagGAACAACCTGGActcttctcctctgcaccctccatgtcctggtgcctttcctaggagacctgcatttgccctgcaagcacactggtgagtgctcccacactgcccattcacacacagtagctgaatgacagcattttcctctcctgggcctcTCCAGCCCAGCCAGTCCCTTACTGGGCTCTCCTCGcctctcccaccctctccccagctcagcccagcagagtaGCCCAGTCTGGGGTGGCCGCACAGCAGTGTCcactgcagggtgctgcagagctctgggcactcacaccacagtcccagcccctgcccaggacagcaccagagttctggccccagggctcctcaggcagatcctgctgccctaGTGACAGAGATGCCTGCCCCGACCTGGTTCATACAGGAAAGGTTTTCTCCTTCTattcctcccctgcacacacacgcacccctgcTCTTCCCttggatgtccctgctccccgcaGAGCCTTTCCCCACCTgagtgctggcctggctggctgttCTTGTACTGGGCTTTGAGCTCATCCCCCCAAACCTGTGGACAACCCCAGAAAAGCAAGAGGCCCACTTAGGGTGCCATTTATTGGGTATATTCTTGACACCAACTTTGGAAGAGGAGTCCAGCCTCCTGGCATTGCACTGAGGACCGCCCCTTTCATTACGGTGGTGCTCAGGGAGGTCAGCTCTGATACAGGGGGTTGCACTGCTTGTTCCTGCCTGTAGTCACAGGAATGTGACTGTagacacagcagtgctgtcaccaAGGTACAACAGACCTCAGGGCTTACACAAATACCAGGGtgtcagagtccaatactctctgaccaggttctcaTAGATATTCCATGCATGGAGAGTGTTATGTCTAATTGCAAATTTACatttttgatgatatttgacattacacaggatttggatttagcagagtgatacagcaaaatactgaaatcacaatgcaTGTCTAAGTTACGCTTAGCAGAATATAGCAATTGTAATATAAGGTTGAGTCACAGTACAAATGTGATTCCTATTACTGGTCTTTATAACATGCTCACCATCATGACGTTGGGCATCCTCAATTGCCAGGAAGGAATACATGGGTTTAAAACACCTCAAGTCCattgctctcttcaaagttcttttgttagttgttcagtttttatactctgtgttgggaaaccagtaatttacaatagtttagGATGTGATTTAACTTAGTATTTCATTCATATGTACTATTCAATTTTTAAGACAGCAGAGGTTACGACAAATAACAAGACAGTGATCATTAACAGTaagagcacaggatgtaacatcaaccacaatacactggtagcttttggtgaccaaccttaAGGATACCATATCAATGATGCTTAGTAAGGTTGGTTTCCACTTTAGCTAGATGAatcagttcattattatcatatattgtcttttatttcttctaaGTGTTTTCCAGTTTCAGGCAGGTGTTGAGTAACCTTTGTGgattgtttgagaaagctgtctaattgatggaaggttactccaagtgttactgatgtaataaatggtgcaaaaataagcCATCATTTGTTCAGTCATAGGAGAAGCTAAGCAAGTAAGCCTGcatggtgatttggtcaaaaacgtGTATCACATTACAACAGCAAATTTTGCCTTACaggtctgtagtacccatttcactctattgCCAAAatcatgtgcagcttcccatccagtgtgttattacatatagttacatttagacttactttagatcttagggttagtgtaaCGTTATTGCCTattatcagtccttgacctcatgctattacagatggtattcctcctgtaactgcagttttaaaaatGGCTTGTAACTTCAATAGCTGACTTGTCCCATGGGTAATGTGGAAAGGCAGAACCTGCTAGaaacaggtttcaggtgtctgttgcagttatcagtgttcccatggtgagaaggtaacaccacattttcctgcaagagaagacacctaggtctggGACATAATCCAGCCTTCACTTATAGTTAACTTATTCCCTTTAGCATTTGCAGCATCCCATGCTTCGTTCCTTATTAAACAGCAGAGTCACACAGATTGATCCCTGAGTTGGATTATAACCACAACCTTATCTCCAGGACTTTGAGAGTTTCACTTCTGCTTTAACatgaattcatgcagctactgacaaaacaccttatctatgggacttcccacaAGGGTGTGTTACTTATTTAGCTGACTTACGACTTCCCACAAATGGGATCACTTAGAATTATTCTAcaagagaagagtcactcttgtgtagctgttgttgttttctgtCCATTCTGTCTTTTTACTACCCCATTACTTTGAGGTCAATATGGTAGGTGGAAAGTCCactgaactccatttgaagcacaccaagtttgcattttattcttcaaaggtgatccattatcagattgtatttctctgggcaAGGGAAAAGCAGCAAGCCACCAGTTCAAACCAGCAGGCTGACCAGGGCCCCTTTCCCGAAATATCTCAGTGAGCAGCCCCCAAGCCAGGCACAGCCGGTCCCACCACACTGCCAGCCTCATGGGGCTCAGACCTAGCATCTGCACCAGTGTCTAGAAGCCTGTGTCAGTGTGTTCAAGGCACAAAATGCTCTCCAGTGTCCAGAGCTCCTTGACAGCTGGCCCAGCCAGTGGGATGGGACAGGCAAGGATGGGGCAGTGCCTGTTCAAGTTTCTCAGGAGGGAGTCTGTGCACTGATCCTGGACAGGGACAGGGAGGTCTTTCAGGAAGGAGCCTTTGAGCATCCCTAGCGAAAATCTGGGCTGAGGCCCCTCAAGACCTTAATAACCAAGAGACAGTACAAGGCAGAGGGTGGCTCAGGATGTGGCAGATGCATTTGGGTGACTGCAGTTCTGGAGGAAACAGGCTGTGAACTGAGAAAGGGACTCCCTTCAGCACAACACTCCCGACTCCACCTTTGCCCCTAGATGTGTTTGATACCCAGGGTCTTGGATGGAGGAACAGGCCAGGGGGGATCCTAATGGCTCTGTGGCACCTTTGGCACCGGTGCCCAAGCAGCCCCTCCTGTGAGTTCTGCTGGGTGCCAGGCACCAACAGTAGCCACTGGCAGTGCCCATGGGGAAATTGCTGCCATGCTGGGAGGAGGCAGGTGGGACACAGGACTCCCTGTGTGCTGACAGCAGGGAGACTGGCTTATGGAGAGCTGGACCGGATCCATCAGCCAGGAGCGATGGTGGCAGTTCTGGGGACAGCTCCCTGCCACCTGccaggctgctccctgccccagggaaGACACTGCTGTCAATGAAAAgctccaggggaaaaaagaaaccttccAACTTGGTCTTGAGCCAAGGGAAGAGACAGATGCTATAGTTGAACTTTCAGCAGAGAGGTGGGAtgcctctcctctgtcctcccttctcccccctagAAAAGGGGCTGATGACAGATGGGAGCCCGCTCAGAAGTGGGGTGATGCTGCTACTTGCCACCCCCTTCCCCACACCGAGAGCTGGCTTCATCCCTctccctgcaaatgcctcttttcctttttcaggctCTGAAGGGGGCCAAGAGGGCCACATCAGATCGCTGGACAGAGCAGGACATGGTGAACAGTGGCTTCGGTGGCCAGGTATCACCTAAGCACACAGCTGACGCCATGGACCTTGGCAGGAGGGGCTTTGGTGGGGCTCTGCTGCTAGGTGCAGGTCCTGGGCTCCTGGGGGGAGCACGATGTCAGGTTCAGCTCCTGCACCAGAAAAGCTTAatcacagcagccatggcccAGGCAGAGAAGGAAATCAACTTTCCTTCTCTTACGGCCCTGCCAACCAGACtcacccttttcctccctttcccctttgCCTCACTCTGAACCCACCTTCAGACCAGGCTTGGGGCAGGCATGTGGTACATGCACTCCTTCCCCAAAGAACAAGCTGCCTTCACAGCTGGGGCCTGGACATGCTGCTCCCACATTATGCTCCTGTAAAAATGCCACAGAGACTGTGCTGCTGGCATGGTATTCAGTCCCATGTGCCAGCCAACTCAGCTCTGATGCAGGGAGTCCCACAGCCAAGGTGTCTGTTGTCCTCCTAGGGttttgca contains:
- the LOC106494083 gene encoding olfactory receptor 14A16-like, with product MYNRSSFNEFLLLVLMDTQELQLLHFSLFLGIYLAALLGNGLIITAVACDHRLHTPMYFFLLNLSLLDLGSISVTVPKSMANSLWDTRAISYSECAAQVFLLLFLLSAEYFLLTVMAYDRFVAICKPLHYETLMGTRACVKMAAADWGSGFLYAVLQTANTFSLSLCQGNVLEQFFCEIAQILKLSCSSSYLREVGVVVVSLCLFFGCFIFIVLSYVQIFTAELRIPSEQGRHKAFSMCLPHLAVVSLFVSTLTFAYLKPPSISSPVLDLALAVLYSVVPPAVNPLIYSLRNKELKEALRKLVQWATVHADRLAVNLS